The Nothobranchius furzeri strain GRZ-AD chromosome 8, NfurGRZ-RIMD1, whole genome shotgun sequence genome includes a region encoding these proteins:
- the LOC139071523 gene encoding spectrin alpha chain, non-erythrocytic 1-like yields MEEGHFAGSEPSARQNILIHHVLTPDLLTRQQQVAPTDDETGKELVLALYDYQEKSPGEVTMKKGDILTLLNSTNKVVLLELASLAE; encoded by the exons atggaggaag gtcacttcgctggttcagaaccctcggcccgtcagaacattcttatccaccacgttctaacaccagacctgttaacccgacagcaacaagtggctccaactgacgatgagaccgggaaggagctggttctggctctgtacgactaccaggagaagagtcctggagaggtcaccatgaagaagggcgacatcctcacgctgctcaacagcaccaacaag gttgttttacttgaactcgcgtctttagctgaatga
- the LOC139071525 gene encoding uncharacterized protein isoform X1 has product MEEGHFAGSEPSARQNILIHHVLTPDLLTRQQQVAPTDDETGKELVLALYDYQEKSPGEVTMKKGDILTLLNSTNKLNEDGETGRTWSRSRSCRRSLTTSRRT; this is encoded by the exons atggaggaag gtcacttcgctggttcagaaccctcggcccgtcagaacattcttatccaccacgttctaacaccagacctgttaacccgacagcaacaagtggctccaactgacgatgagaccgggaaggagctggttctggctctgtacgactaccaggagaagagtcctggagaggtcaccatgaagaagggcgacatcctcacgctgctcaacagcaccaacaag ctgaatgaggatggagagacgggtcggacctggagcaggtcgaggtcttgcagaagaagtttgacgacttccagaag gacctga